In Pseudoliparis swirei isolate HS2019 ecotype Mariana Trench chromosome 11, NWPU_hadal_v1, whole genome shotgun sequence, a genomic segment contains:
- the pacc1 gene encoding proton-activated chloride channel, which yields MLGKERSKSYNELIDDDDKDEGNAQSPGFFDDAIEDLESEEPDDGTSQEDDNKGSGPSRRFSKTCLRNVFTVVLIFIYLLLTGVAIFLAYQNISDFLEKLNNPVMSVTYKEVDSFLAPGIALYPGKAQLLGCKHHFHDYIPPLVDPGKPQEGDCAMEDVTYFGPFSKRKIRALVVRGPTEVRRKELIFMQFSLNETEEDFSAITYMLFSNFGDLIDSANKSIFMRDCEKNYSMWTFSGGFRTWVKMSLVKTSGKNNDSVEFRQESAVVKFNDKRPDSKKSNQLFFAVFEWRDPYIQEIRLIVTANPWNSIAILCGCFMALFKAANFAKLTIQWIIRMRKRHMRNKNRELKQIN from the exons TTAATTGATGACGATGATAAGGATGAAGGTAACGCACAGTCTCCAGGCTTCTTTGACGACGCCATCGAGGACCTGGAGAGCGAGGAGCCCGACGACGGCACCTCGCAAG AGGATGACAACAAGGGCAGCGGCCCATCGAGGAGATTCAGTAAAACCTGCCTGAGGAACGTCTTCACGGTGGTGCTCATcttcatctacctgctgctgaCGGGCGTGGCCATCTTCCTGGCCTACCAGAACATCTCCGACTTTCTGGAGAAACTCAACAACCCCGTTATGTCCGTCACCTACAAAGAGGTCGACTCCTTTTTGGCGCCGG gtaTTGCTCTGTATCCCGGCAAAGCTCAGCTGTTGGGCTGCAAACATCACTTCCACGACTACATCCCACCTCTAGTGGACCCGGGAAAGCCTCAAGAAGGAGACTGCGCGATGGAAGACGTGACGTACTTTGGGCCGTTCTCCAAACGAAAG ATACGAGCTCTGGTGGTCCGCGGCCCAACTGAGGTCCGAAGGAAAGAGTTGATCTTCATGCAGTTCAGTCTCAATGAAACCGAAGAGGACTTCAGCGCCATCACCTACATGCTTTTTTCCAATTTCGGTgacttgattgacag TGCAAATAAATCCATCTTCATGAGGGATTGTGAGAAGAATTACTCCATGTGGACTTTCTCTGGAGGGTTCAGGACCTGGGTCAAGATGTCTTTAGTGAAGACGTCTGGGAAAAACAATGACTCTGTGGAGTTTCGGCAAGAG TCCGCTGTGGTGAAATTCAATGACAAAAGGCCCGACTCAAAGAAAAGCAATCAGCTCTTCTTCGCCGTCTTCGAATGGCGGGATCCGTATATTCAAGAAATCCGACTG ATCGTGACTGCTAACCCGTGGAACTCCATAGCCATTCTCTGTGGCTGCTTCATGGCTCTCTTCAAGGCTGCCAATTTTGCCAAACTGACGATTCAGTGGATAATCAGAATGCGTAAGAGGCATATGAGGAACAAAAATCGGGAGCTGAAGCAAATAAACTGA